The nucleotide sequence AATTTGAAGGTACTGTTATCGTAGTATCCCATGACAGACACTTCTTAAATAAAGTTTGTACTCATATGGCTGATGTTGACTTCGGGAAAATCAAGCTATATGTTGGTAACTATGACTTCTGGTATGAATCCAGCCAGCTGGCTACACAACTTTTAAAGGACCAGAACAAGAAGAAGGAAGAAAAGATCAAGGAACTTCAGGAATTTATTGCCCGATTCAGTGCCAATGCATCTAAGTCTAAGCAAGCTACATCTAGAAAGAAGCTACTAGAGAAGATTACTATTGAAGATATTCAGCCTTCCAGCAGAAGATATCCCTTCGTAGGCTTTAAGCCTGAAAGAGAAGTTGGAAATGACATTCTGAGAGTAGAAGGCCTTTCAAAGACTATAGACGGAGTTAAGGTTCTGAACAATGTAAGCTTCACAGTTTCCAAGGGAGATAAGATAGCCTTTATCGGAGACAATGAAATTGCCATCACTACACTGTTTAAGATACTTATGGGAGAAATGGAACCGGATAGTGGAGAATTCAAGTGGGGTATTACTATAACTAAGGCCTACTTCCCTAAAGACAATTCCGAATTCTTTAATGATGTAGAGTTAAACCTCGTGGATTGGCTGAGACAGTTCTCCGATGAAAAATCAGAAAGCTATCTGAGAGGCTTCCTTGGAAGAATGTTATTCTCAGGAGATGAAGCACTGAAGCAGGCTAAGGTCTTATCCGGAGGCGAAAGAGTAAGATGTATGCTTTCAAGAATGATGTTAAGTAGTGCTAACGTATTAATTCTGGATCAACCGACAAACCACCTTGACCTAGAATCTATAACAGCCGTAAACAATGGCCTTCAGGATTTCAAGAGCATAGTTCTCTTTACTTCTCATGACCATCAGTTTATACAGACCATAGCAAACAGAATTATCAATATTACCCCAGAGGGTATTGTAGATAAGCGAATGACTTACGACGAATACCTTGAAAGTATCGGAATTCAATAAAAAATATCAAGAGGTGTCACGGACAGGGGCACCTCTTTTTAATTTGAAGTCCGGAGAAAAGAATAATATGTTATCATTAAGGGTTATTTTATGTACAACTATTTGATATAATATATTTATGATGTATTTTTTTACTAAAAAGGAGAGATAGTAACATGGAAAACAGCATGCAGGATTTAATGAATGAATTAAACGATTCCTTCAAGGTTATTCATCCGGGAGACATTATTAAAGGAAAGGTTCTATCTGTAAAAGAAGACGAAGTCCTTGTTAATATAGGTTATATGACCGACGGTATTATATCTAGAGAAGAACTTTCATCAGACCCAAGAGTTAATCCAAAGGACGTTGTAAAAGTGGACGATGAAATACTGGTATATGTACTAGAAATTAATGACGGTGAAGGTAATGTGGCCTTATCCAAAAGGCTAGCTGATGCAATACATATTTGGGATGAGCTTCAGGAGATTAAGGATGCAGGAAAGACTATTAACGTAAAGGTAAAAGAAGCTGTAAAAGGCGGAGTAACTGCTGATATAAACGGTATTAGAGCCTTTATTCCTGCTTCACAACTATCATTACACCGTGTAGAAGACCTAAACACTGTTGTTGGTCAATCCATGGACGTTGTAATAATGGAACTTGATAAGGAAAAGAAGAGAGTTATCTTATCCAGAAAAGAAGTTGAATTGAAAGAAGCTGAGAAAAAGAAAGAAGCCTTATGGGCATCCTTGAAGAAGGGTGAAAAGAGAACCGGTGTAGTTACCAGACTTGCCCGTTTTGGAGCTTTTGTGGATCTTGGAGGAATAGACGGTCTTATCCACAACAACGATTTATCTTGGAAGAGAGTTGTTAATCCTGCAGATGTAGTATCTGTCGGTGATAATGTAGAAGTTTATGTTTTAGATTTTGATAAAGCAGGTAATAGAATCTCCCTTAGCTTGAAAGATGTTGCTCAGAATCCATGGAATTCAGTAGCAGCAAAATTTGCTGTAGGAAACATAGTGGAAGGTAAAGTAGTAAGAGTAGTTGACTTTGGTGCCTTCGTTGAACTTGAGTCTGGAGTTGAAGGACTTGTTCATGTTTCAGAAATATCTGAAGATAGAATCACAAAGCCTTCTGATGTATTAAAGGTTGGAGATACTGTTAAGGTTAAAATCCTCGATATCGATAATGAAAAATCAAAGATAGCCCTCAGCATAAAAGAAGCAGTGGCCAAACCACAAGAGGACTATTCTCAATACAACAGCCAGGATACCGGCTCAACTTTAGGTGATCTGTTTGGCGATAAGCTAAAAGGATTAAAACTTGATTAGAATGTATCATTGATAAATATATACTCCAGTAAGAATTAATTCTTTACTGGAGTAATTCTTTTATTCTTGGAGGTGGTTAT is from Clostridium thermarum and encodes:
- a CDS encoding ABC-F family ATP-binding cassette domain-containing protein, which translates into the protein MITVTNVSLRYGGRKLFEDVNLKFTPGNCYGVIGANGAGKSTFLKILSGEIEPNTGEVSVAPGVRMSVLKQDHYQYDEFGVIETVIMGNPRLYEIMKEKDELYAKADFTDEDGIRASELEGEFADLNGWEAEAEASSLLQGLGIGTELHDKKVAELGGSEKVKVLLAQALFGKPGVLILDEPTNHLDIKSINWLEEFLIEFEGTVIVVSHDRHFLNKVCTHMADVDFGKIKLYVGNYDFWYESSQLATQLLKDQNKKKEEKIKELQEFIARFSANASKSKQATSRKKLLEKITIEDIQPSSRRYPFVGFKPEREVGNDILRVEGLSKTIDGVKVLNNVSFTVSKGDKIAFIGDNEIAITTLFKILMGEMEPDSGEFKWGITITKAYFPKDNSEFFNDVELNLVDWLRQFSDEKSESYLRGFLGRMLFSGDEALKQAKVLSGGERVRCMLSRMMLSSANVLILDQPTNHLDLESITAVNNGLQDFKSIVLFTSHDHQFIQTIANRIINITPEGIVDKRMTYDEYLESIGIQ
- the rpsA gene encoding 30S ribosomal protein S1; protein product: MENSMQDLMNELNDSFKVIHPGDIIKGKVLSVKEDEVLVNIGYMTDGIISREELSSDPRVNPKDVVKVDDEILVYVLEINDGEGNVALSKRLADAIHIWDELQEIKDAGKTINVKVKEAVKGGVTADINGIRAFIPASQLSLHRVEDLNTVVGQSMDVVIMELDKEKKRVILSRKEVELKEAEKKKEALWASLKKGEKRTGVVTRLARFGAFVDLGGIDGLIHNNDLSWKRVVNPADVVSVGDNVEVYVLDFDKAGNRISLSLKDVAQNPWNSVAAKFAVGNIVEGKVVRVVDFGAFVELESGVEGLVHVSEISEDRITKPSDVLKVGDTVKVKILDIDNEKSKIALSIKEAVAKPQEDYSQYNSQDTGSTLGDLFGDKLKGLKLD